CGTCGCCGCGGTTGGCCTCGGCGGCCTTGATGCCGGGCAGCCGGTCGCGCAGGGCGTCCAGCAGGCGGGTGATCCACTGGCCGAACTCGGCCTCCGGGAGGGGACCCGCGAAGGCGTCGATCGGCTGGCCGCCGGCGACGGCGACGACCGTGGGCACGGACTGGACGCCGAACGCCTGGCCGATGCGCGGGTTCGCGTCCAGGTCGACGCGCGCCAGCAGCCAGGCGCCGCCGCCGGCGCGGGCCGCCTTGTCGAGGATCGGGGAGAGCTGCCCGGCCTCGGGGCTCCAGGACGCGGTCAGCTCGACCACGACCGGGACGTCCAGGGAGCGCTCGACGACGGACTGGAACGTCGCCTCGGTGACGTCCAGCACCCACGGGCTCGGACCTGCGTCCGGAGCGGCGCCCGCGGGCGGGGGTGGGGTCGCGGAACGCTGCCTCGCGGCATCGGCCCGGGCCTTGAGGGCGCCGAGGTCGACGGCCCCGGACAGCGCGGCGGACAGTGCGGCGTTCTTGCGCGGGTCTGGCCTTGTCACGTTCCCATCCTGGCACGAGGGCCGGGACGGTCCGCGTCGGGTTGGCCGGCGATCTGCGCGACCGGGTCGATGGCCATGGGGTTGGTCCGCATGGCCTCGTTGAGGTGCCCCAGCCGGAGGGCGACGGGGGTCATCAGCCCGGTGAACCGGGCCGCGTCCACCTCCGCCCAGCAGTCGCGGGCGGCGTCGTCGGTGGCGCGTTCGACGTCGTCGCGCAGCGCCCGGCCGGCCGGGGTGAGGCCGTCGTCGACCAGGCCGCGTTCGCGCAGGGCCGATTCGGCGGCGGCCCACTCGTCCGCGGTCCAGCCGCGCGCCTTGCGCAGGTAGTCCGCGCCGAGGCCCTTGTCGGCGTCGAACAGCACGAGCGCCTCGCACGGCCCGAGCCCGGCGGCGACCAGGGCGGCGACGTGGCCGTCGCCCCGGGACTCGCGCAGCACGGTGCACGCCCACCACAGCGCGAGGTGGGGTTCGCCGGGCACGGGCAGCGCCCGGTTGGCCGCGGCGAGCACCCGGCCGGCGAGGGGCGTGGCCGTGGCGGCGGCGACGGCCAGGTCGGCGGCCTCCGCGAGGTCCAGCGACTCCAGCATCCGCCGCAGCGCGCCGTCGACGCCCTCCAGCCGGGCCTCCAGGTAGCGGGCGGGCGTGGCCACGTCCCACGCGTCGGGCAGCGCGCGGGCGACCATCCGCGGGTGGAAGGTGAAGAACGCGGCGGTCACGACCTCCGGCGGCACGGCGCCGAGCGGCGCGGCGCGCATGCCGAAGTAGCCCATCCAGCCGCCCTTGCAGCCGAGCGCGTCGGTGGCGGCCCTGGACTCCGGGGAGAAATAGGTGACGTCGTGGTAGGTCTCGAACCGGAGCCAGAGGTCACGAGGTGTCATGACCACCAAATTAGTAGGACGTCCTACTAAATGCATCCCCCGGACGACTCCGTCCGGCTACGCGGGACCGGTCGGCGCGGCGTCGTCGCCGGCGGCGAGGTGCCGTTCGAGGCGCTCCACCTTGGCCGTCAGCTGACCGGTGTGGCCGGGCCGGATGTCCGCCTTGAGCACGAGACCGACGCGGGGGGCGACGGCCTGCACGGCCTCGGTCGCCGCCTTGACCACCGCCATCACCTCGTCCCACTCGCCCTCGACCAGCGTGAACATGGCGTTGGTCTCGTTCGGCAACCCCGACTCGCGGACCACCCGCACGGCCTCGGCGACGGCCGCCGCCACCCCGTCGGACTCCCCGCCGAGCGGGCTGACACTGAAAGCGACGAGCACTGCTGCCTCCTGCCGGGCGGGTACTGACTGGTAGCTTCGGCGGCATGACGTCCCAGCCGCTGCCGTTCGACCCCATCGCGCGTGCCGCCGAGCTGTGGGAGAAGCGGATCGGACCCTCGACGTCGATGGCGGCGGTCACGAGCGTCATGCGAGTACAGCAGATCATCCAGTCCGCCGTGGACGCGGCCCTCAAACCGCACGGCCTCACGTTCGCGCGGTTCGAGGCGCTGGTGCTGCTGACGTTCTCCCGCGCGGGCAGCCTCCCGATGCGGGTCATGGGCGAGCGCCTCCAGCTGCACCCGACCAGCGTCACCAACATCGTGGACCGGCTGGAGGCCGACGGGCTGGTGCGCCGCACGCCGCACCCCACGGACCGCCGCACGACGCTGGTGGAGATCACCGAGGCCGGCCACACCCGGCGCGAGGCGGCGACCGAGGCCGTCACGACCGTCGACTTCGGCCTGCGCGGGCTCACCGACCGGCAGACCGAGCAGCTGACCGACCTGCTGGCGAAGGTCCGCCGCGCGGTCGGCGACTTCGACGACTGAGGACGACCGACGACTGAGGACGACCGGGGACGTCGCGACCCGCCGATCCGGTCGACCCCGGGGCGGGGCGGGAACGCGCTCAGTCCTCGGCGGTCCGAACCGGCCGGGTGTCGTCGAGGCGGCCGGTCTTCGCGGCCCAGCGCTCGAACACGACGGTGCCGAACGGCGGGATGCTCGCGAACAGCGCCCAGAACAGGGTCTTGCGGTCCCACTGCTGCGCCATCATCAGCGTCACGAGCACGTAGCCGACGAAGACGAGGCCGTGGATCGGCCCGAAGACCTTCACGCCGATCTCGTTCTGCACCACCACGTACTTGAAGAACATGCCGAGCAGCAGCCCGGCCCAGGACACCGCCTCGGCCATGGCGAGGAGGCGGAAACGGCCGACGGGGCTGGAGAGCATGTCCCCATTGTGGTGGGTGACGGCGCTCACCAGCCCCGCGGGGTGTCCGATTCGACTGGATCGGCCCGGCTCAGTCCTCCCAGCGGAACACGCGGGTCGCGACGAAGCCGACCACGAGCGTGAAGGCGACCAGCACCGCGGACGGCACCAGCAGCGCCTCCACGCCCTTGCCGCGCACCAGCACGTCGAGCATGCCGTCGTTCATGTGCCGCAGCGGGAACGCCTTCGACACGGTCTGGAGCCAGCCCGGCGCGTTGTCCACCGGGAAGAACGTGCCGGACAGGAACGCCATCGGCATGATGATCAGGTTCGCCG
This region of Saccharothrix longispora genomic DNA includes:
- a CDS encoding MTH1187 family thiamine-binding protein, whose translation is MLVAFSVSPLGGESDGVAAAVAEAVRVVRESGLPNETNAMFTLVEGEWDEVMAVVKAATEAVQAVAPRVGLVLKADIRPGHTGQLTAKVERLERHLAAGDDAAPTGPA
- a CDS encoding SCO6745 family protein — translated: MTPRDLWLRFETYHDVTYFSPESRAATDALGCKGGWMGYFGMRAAPLGAVPPEVVTAAFFTFHPRMVARALPDAWDVATPARYLEARLEGVDGALRRMLESLDLAEAADLAVAAATATPLAGRVLAAANRALPVPGEPHLALWWACTVLRESRGDGHVAALVAAGLGPCEALVLFDADKGLGADYLRKARGWTADEWAAAESALRERGLVDDGLTPAGRALRDDVERATDDAARDCWAEVDAARFTGLMTPVALRLGHLNEAMRTNPMAIDPVAQIAGQPDADRPGPRARMGT
- a CDS encoding tetratricopeptide repeat protein, which encodes MTRPDPRKNAALSAALSGAVDLGALKARADAARQRSATPPPPAGAAPDAGPSPWVLDVTEATFQSVVERSLDVPVVVELTASWSPEAGQLSPILDKAARAGGGAWLLARVDLDANPRIGQAFGVQSVPTVVAVAGGQPIDAFAGPLPEAEFGQWITRLLDALRDRLPGIKAAEANRGDAGGEPQPEFEDPRFVAAEEAFERGDFAAAEAAYEAILAAEPANADAKAALAQVRFTARAEEVGGDAIAKADADPDDVAAQLAAADLEVATNDVEQAFKRLVDTVRRVFGEDRDRVREHLVGLFELFPADDERVAKARRNLASALY
- a CDS encoding DUF3817 domain-containing protein gives rise to the protein MLSSPVGRFRLLAMAEAVSWAGLLLGMFFKYVVVQNEIGVKVFGPIHGLVFVGYVLVTLMMAQQWDRKTLFWALFASIPPFGTVVFERWAAKTGRLDDTRPVRTAED
- a CDS encoding MarR family winged helix-turn-helix transcriptional regulator produces the protein MTSQPLPFDPIARAAELWEKRIGPSTSMAAVTSVMRVQQIIQSAVDAALKPHGLTFARFEALVLLTFSRAGSLPMRVMGERLQLHPTSVTNIVDRLEADGLVRRTPHPTDRRTTLVEITEAGHTRREAATEAVTTVDFGLRGLTDRQTEQLTDLLAKVRRAVGDFDD